One genomic segment of Flavobacteriales bacterium includes these proteins:
- a CDS encoding peptidoglycan DD-metalloendopeptidase family protein, translated as MRKQLFFLSAFLLVSILVLRFTTRDEAIPEPASSSEDQLEDITQVRSTFGFDEQNYTILHDTIRQNQFVGDILSQYLDFPSIDRLLTNSKDHFDPRYIRVGRPYHVVSRKDSTSSGVAFIYEHDPIRYTVLHLEDSLYASTGEKEIETREAMAEGIIESSLYLTLTDQGLSQNLALEMADIYAWSIDFYRLQKGDRFKVLYEEQFIEDEFIGIGEVKACVFTHKDLEFRAYAYNQNGKRDYFDEEGEGLRKAFLKSPLKFGRMTSGYSNRRFHPVQRRFKAHRGTDYAAPRGTPILATGDGEVIKSSYTRNNGNFVKIRHNSTYTTQYLHMSKRAVERGQQVVQGEVIGYVGSTGLATGPHVCYRFWKNGKQVDHRREEFPSSDPILPENMDSFQQVRDSLDQQLSLGPEVVALIP; from the coding sequence ATGAGAAAGCAACTATTCTTTTTATCCGCATTTCTACTGGTCTCTATACTGGTGCTTCGATTCACAACCCGGGATGAAGCCATTCCTGAACCAGCTTCCTCTTCTGAAGACCAACTCGAAGACATTACACAAGTTCGCTCCACATTCGGTTTCGATGAACAGAACTACACCATTCTACACGACACCATCCGACAGAATCAGTTCGTAGGGGATATACTATCCCAATACTTGGATTTTCCCAGCATCGACCGACTCTTGACCAACAGTAAGGATCATTTCGACCCACGCTATATACGCGTAGGACGCCCATACCATGTGGTGAGCAGAAAGGACAGCACTTCATCTGGGGTGGCCTTCATCTATGAACATGACCCCATTCGTTACACCGTGCTTCACCTCGAAGACAGCCTCTATGCCAGCACAGGCGAAAAAGAGATAGAGACCCGTGAGGCCATGGCAGAAGGGATTATCGAGTCCAGTCTATACCTCACCTTGACCGACCAAGGCTTGAGTCAGAACCTGGCCCTGGAAATGGCCGATATCTATGCTTGGTCCATCGATTTCTATCGGCTGCAGAAGGGAGACCGATTCAAGGTATTGTACGAGGAGCAGTTCATCGAGGATGAATTCATCGGTATCGGTGAGGTGAAAGCCTGTGTATTCACCCACAAAGACCTGGAATTCAGAGCCTACGCCTACAATCAGAACGGCAAAAGGGATTATTTCGATGAAGAAGGAGAAGGCCTGCGCAAGGCTTTCTTGAAGTCGCCTCTTAAATTCGGAAGAATGACCTCGGGATACTCCAACCGGAGATTCCATCCTGTGCAGCGGAGATTCAAGGCACATCGAGGGACAGACTATGCTGCTCCTCGAGGGACGCCCATACTCGCGACCGGAGACGGTGAAGTGATCAAATCATCCTATACCCGTAACAATGGGAACTTTGTCAAGATCAGACACAACAGCACTTACACCACCCAATATCTCCACATGAGCAAGAGAGCCGTGGAGAGAGGACAGCAGGTCGTGCAAGGGGAAGTGATCGGATACGTGGGAAGCACCGGTCTGGCCACCGGTCCGCATGTGTGTTATAGATTTTGGAAGAACGGCAAACAGGTGGACCATCGCAGAGAAGAATTTCCCAGTTCCGACCCGATACTTCCTGAGAATATGGACTCCTTCCAGCAGGTCAGAGATTCATTGGATCAGCAGCTTTCGCTCGGCCCAGAGGTCGTAGCTTTGATTCCATGA
- a CDS encoding M20/M25/M40 family metallo-hydrolase, translated as MASIIDPLCIFAAMWRTALFSILILLVACKSEQQVSTLTGGKEQLKKDITYLASDELEGRDTGTKGEALAAQYIADRFKALGLTPAGDEGTFYQTFEFTGSPKLSQENRLVIDGREIADSLYYPLNFSGSTAFSGPAVDVGYGIVAPDMNYDDYTGKEVRDKIVTMKISSPDGIHPHSAYITYHDLRQRTETAMLRGAKAVILYNDDPTAQAPSKTLTENVNELEIPVLFLNEDPQGAQAIEVDFTIERPKLQGKNVLALLDNGKERTFIIGAHYDHLGHGGGGSLHRGKPEIHNGADDNASGVAAMLELARILKGKELDHNVLFLGFSGEERGLLGSNFFVKNPTMNLEEVNYMLNMDMVGRLSEKRNKVIINGVGTSPAWDFIDSTLVVEGLEAKTTEAGTGPSDHMSFYLNDVPVLHFFSGTHEDYHKPSDDEHLINYDGIEDIIAYMEHIIYEVDDDGELEFTQTKEEKKEAARFKVTLGVIPDYLYEEKGMRIDGVTEGRPGQKAGIQKGDVIIRMGQKEIGDIYAYMEGLSTFETGETTTLVVLRDGTEVSLEVTFD; from the coding sequence ATGGCAAGCATCATAGACCCACTTTGTATATTCGCGGCCATGTGGAGAACAGCATTATTCAGCATCTTGATCCTGCTTGTCGCCTGTAAGAGCGAGCAGCAGGTAAGCACCCTGACCGGTGGCAAGGAACAATTGAAGAAGGACATCACGTATCTGGCCAGCGATGAGCTTGAAGGTCGGGATACCGGGACAAAAGGAGAAGCCTTAGCGGCACAGTATATCGCGGATCGATTCAAGGCATTGGGCTTGACACCTGCCGGGGATGAGGGCACTTTCTACCAGACCTTTGAATTCACTGGATCACCCAAACTTTCTCAAGAGAACCGTTTAGTGATAGATGGTCGGGAAATAGCAGATAGCCTCTATTATCCATTGAATTTCTCAGGTAGCACAGCCTTCAGCGGCCCGGCCGTAGATGTGGGATATGGCATCGTAGCTCCTGATATGAACTATGATGATTACACGGGCAAAGAAGTGCGTGATAAGATCGTTACCATGAAGATCTCATCACCAGATGGCATCCATCCACACTCGGCCTATATTACGTATCACGACCTACGCCAGCGAACTGAGACCGCTATGCTTCGCGGTGCCAAAGCCGTCATCTTGTATAATGACGATCCAACAGCTCAAGCACCCAGTAAGACCTTGACCGAGAATGTCAATGAACTGGAAATCCCTGTTCTCTTCTTGAATGAAGACCCACAGGGTGCACAAGCGATAGAAGTAGATTTCACTATCGAGCGACCCAAACTTCAAGGGAAGAATGTACTTGCGCTCCTCGATAATGGAAAGGAACGCACCTTCATTATCGGAGCGCACTATGACCACCTAGGACACGGAGGTGGAGGAAGTCTTCATCGGGGAAAGCCTGAGATCCACAACGGTGCAGATGACAATGCCAGTGGTGTGGCCGCCATGCTCGAGCTGGCCCGTATTCTGAAAGGTAAAGAACTCGACCACAATGTCCTTTTTCTGGGATTCAGTGGAGAAGAACGTGGGCTACTTGGAAGCAATTTCTTCGTGAAGAATCCTACCATGAATCTCGAAGAGGTGAACTACATGCTCAATATGGATATGGTCGGGAGGTTGAGCGAAAAACGCAACAAGGTCATCATCAATGGTGTGGGGACTTCCCCTGCCTGGGATTTCATCGATAGCACCTTGGTCGTTGAAGGTCTGGAGGCCAAGACCACCGAGGCCGGTACCGGACCATCCGATCATATGAGTTTCTACTTGAATGATGTGCCCGTATTGCATTTCTTCAGTGGCACCCACGAGGACTATCACAAACCCTCTGATGACGAACACCTCATCAACTATGACGGGATAGAAGATATCATCGCCTATATGGAACACATCATCTATGAAGTGGATGATGATGGGGAATTGGAATTCACCCAGACCAAGGAAGAGAAGAAGGAAGCCGCCCGCTTCAAAGTCACATTGGGAGTCATTCCGGATTATCTATATGAAGAGAAAGGAATGCGTATCGATGGGGTGACCGAAGGTCGCCCAGGTCAGAAGGCGGGAATCCAAAAAGGAGATGTCATCATACGAATGGGACAGAAGGAAATAGGTGACATCTACGCCTATATGGAAGGACTCTCCACCTTCGAGACGGGAGAGACCACTACCTTAGTGGTACTCCGGGATGGCACAGAGGTCAGCTTGGAGGTCACATTCGACTGA